The following are encoded in a window of Ricinus communis isolate WT05 ecotype wild-type chromosome 4, ASM1957865v1, whole genome shotgun sequence genomic DNA:
- the LOC8274378 gene encoding probable trehalose-phosphate phosphatase C, which produces MFKKNIAKLNQAMCFQRCSSNKQKSQSGDNIKKASNRITGGCSPRDANYNSWVVEHPSALSLFDQMMKAAKGKKIVVFLDYDGTLSPIVDNPDLAFMSDEMRAAVREVAKYFPTAIISGRSRDKVKEFVKLSNVYYAGSHGMDIMAPPRPVKSCDGKYNTITLNKKGNEVLFQPAKKFLPAMQKILTALKEKVKKIQGARVEDNRFCVSVHFRQVREEDYGKLEEKVKSVLEHYPEFHLNWGKKVMEIRPSIEWDKGHALEYLLDTLGLSNSNDVLPVYIGDDRTDEDAFQVIQRRGQGFPIIVTSSPKDTKASYSLSNPSEVLTFLLRLARWRKSSTSSRSLTQIWGVGN; this is translated from the exons ATGTTCAAGAAAAATATCGCAAAGTTGAATCAGGCCATGTGTTTTCAAAGATGTTCTTCCAATAAACAAAAATCGCAATCTGgtgataatataaaaaaagcaAGCAATCGTATAACTGGTGGATGTAGTCCAAGAGATGCAAATTATAACTCATGGGTG GTGGAACACCCTTCTGCCTTGAGTCTATTTGATCAGATGATGAAAGCAGCAAAGGGGAAGAAGATCGTCGTGTTTCTAGATTACGACGGTACTCTCTCACCAATTGTAGATAATCCTGATCTTGCCTTCATGTCTGATGAG ATGCGAGCAGCTGTACGTGAAGTTGCAAAATATTTTCCAACAGCTATAATTAGTGGTAGGAGCAGAGACAAG GTAAAAGAATTTGTGAAGTTAAGTAATGTATACTACGCAGGAAGCCATGGCATGGACATCATGGCACCACCAAGGCCAGTTAAGTCCTGCGATGGGAAGTACAATACCATCACCCTTAATAAAAAG GGAAATGAAGTTCTCTTTCAACCCGCTAAGAAGTTTTTGCCTGCGATGCAGAAG ATACTGACAGCGTTGAAAGAGAAAGTCAAGAAAATACAAGGTGCCAGGGTAGAGGATAATAGGTTTTGTGTCTCTGTACATTTTCGACAGGTTAGAGAAGAG GACTACGGAAAATTAGAAGAGAAGGTGAAGTCGGTTCTTGAACATTATCCGGAGTTTCATTTAAATTGGGGTAAAAAG GTAATGGAAATTCGACCATCAATAGAGTGGGACAAAGGTCATGCCCTGGAATATTTACTTGACACCCTAGGCTTAAGCAACTCCAACGATGTTCTCCCAGTCTATATTGGAGATGATCGGACTGACGAAGATGCTTTCCAG GTAATACAAAGAAGGGGACAAGGCTTTCCAATAATTGTAACTTCCAGTCCAAAGGATACTAAAGCTTCATACTCCTTGAGTAACCCATCGGAAGTGTTAACTTTCTTGCTACGTCTAGCAAGGTGGAGGAAGTCTTCCACTTCAAGCAGGTCACTAACCCAAATCTGGGGGGTAGGTAACTGA
- the LOC8274377 gene encoding uncharacterized protein LOC8274377 isoform X2 — MECNKDEAVRAKEIAERKFTDRDFAGAKKFALKAQHLYPELDGLSQMLVTLDVYASAEKRTITGEVDYYCVLGVSPWADDETVKKQYRKLALMLHPDKNKSLGADGAFKLVSEAWSLLSDKAKRLAYNEKLNVIGFHQNISTHTKVPSAPPTANGFHNSSSAVQSDARTQNKNARAGPPPVPSSYKKPDTFWTICNRCKTQYEYLRIYLNHTLLCPNCHEAFYAVEKAPPNVMKPANHSSRQKHHSRHRAAYSSMFNIGRNGGVGQSCGPEGFGVNSSNDSDRQWNHFSRMAGAGDAVHQAHQQVKREHEETEALAEWKTGNSAFGVDQLFKRRRSDEISMNYFGADVGNGRAGLGSASEQRKGYYETERHYGFSGINSKPNSKRELSFIELRNMLMEKARFDIRKKLEEWRLKQMKLEENKKQKSVVRNGANNHKKHDDSAVMEGNKSKKSFPESSFGDDQVWAAYDENDGMPRYYARIHKVISLKPFKMRISWLNSRSNLEFSSLDWVGSGFPKTCGDFRAGRHEVTGTLNSFSHKVKWIKGNRGVIRILPSKGDVWALYTNWSPDWNQHTPDEVVHQYDMVEVLDDYSEEQGVSVAPLIKVAGFKTVFHRHMDPNKVKKIPKEEMLRFSHQVPDHLLTDEEAPNAPKGCRELDPAATPLELLQVITEANEAETVDTTLKTEEEVAPISTEIKVDDMVENAFKPKEDGTIESYEQANEN, encoded by the exons ATGGAGTGTAATAAAGATGAAGCAGTCAGGGCTAAGGAAATTGCCGAGAGGAAGTTTACGGACAGAGATTTTGCTGGGGCAAAGAAATTTGCTTTGAAGGCCCAACACTTGTATCCTGAGCTTGATGGTCTATCTCAAATGTTGGTGACGTTGGATGTGTATGCCTCTGCAGAGAAAAGAACAATTACGGGTGAAGTTGATTATTATTGTGTGCTTGGTGTAAGCCCCTGGGCTGATGATGAGACAGTCAAGAAACAATACCGGAAGCTAGCCCTTATGCTTCATCCTGACAAAAACAAATCATTGGGTGCAGATGGTGCTTTTAAGCTGGTGTCAGAGGCATGGAGTTTATTATCTGACAAGGCTAAGAGACTGGCATACAATGAGAAATTGAATGTGATAGGATTTCATCAGAATATTTCAACCCACACTAAGGTTCCCTCAGCACCACCTACTGCTAATGGCTTTCATAATAGTAGCAGTGCTGTACAATCAGATGCAAGGACTCAGAACAAGAATGCTCGGGCAGGGCCACCACCAGTTCCATCTTCTTATAAAAAACCTGATACCTTCTGGACTATCTGCAACAGATGTAAGACACAGTATGAATACCTGAGGATTTATCTAAATCACACCCTCCTATGCCCAAACTGTCACGAGGCTTTTTATGCTGTGGAGAAGGCCCCTCCAAATGTGATGAAGCCAGCCAATCATTCTTCTCGCCAGAAACATCACTCAAGACATCGTGCTGCCTATAGTAGCATGTTTAACATTGGAAGAAATGGTGGAGTTGGTCAAAGTTGTGGACCCGAGGGGTTTGGAGTGAATTCATCCAATGATTCAGACCGACAATGGAATCATTTTTCTCGAATGGCTGGTGCTGGGGACGCGGTTCATCAGGCTCATCAACAAGTGAAGAGAGAGCATGAGGAAACCGAGGCATTGGCTGAGTGGAAGACTGGTAACTCAGCATTTGGAGTTGACCAACTCTTTAAAAGGAGAAGATCTGACGAAATTTCCATGAATTATTTTGGAGCTGATGTAGGGAATGGAAGGGCAGGGTTGGGGAGTGCATCTGAACAAAGAAAGGGCTATTATGAGACAGAAAGACACTATGGTTTTTCTGGTATTAATAGTAAGCCCAATAGCAAGAGAGAGTTGTCATTTATTGAGCTTCGGAATATGTTGATGGAGAAGGCACGATTTGATATTCGTAAAAAGCTTGAAGAATGGAGATTAAAGCAAATGAAActggaagaaaataaaaaacaaaaaagcgTTGTGAGGAATGGTGCTAATAACCATAAGAAGCATGACGATTCTGCTGTTATGGAAGGAAACAAAAGCAAGAAATCTTTCCCAG AAAGTTCTTTTGGAGATGACCAAGTTTGGGCTGCCTATGATGAAAATGATGGGATGCCACGTTACTATGCTCGAATTCATAAGGTGATATCCTTGAAACCATTCAAGATGAGGATCAGTTGGCTCAACTCCAGAAGCAACCTTGAATTCAGCTCTCTAGATTGGGTAGGTTCTGGTTTCCCTAAGACTTGTGGGGATTTCAGGGCTGGCAGACATGAAGTCACTGGGacattaaattctttttcccACAAGGTTAAATGGATAAAAGGCAATCGTGGGGTCATCCGCATACTTCCTAGTAAGGGAGATGTTTGGGCTCTTTACACAAACTGGTCTCCAGACTGGAATCAGCATACTCCGGATGAAGTTGTACACCAATATGACATGGTGGAAGTGCTTGATGACTATAGTGAAGAACAAGGTGTTTCTGTTGCTCCTCTTATTAAGGTTGCTGGATTCAAGACAGTTTTCCATCGGCATATGGACCCTAATAAAGTCAAGAAGATTCCAAAAGAAGAGATGCTTCGCTTCTCTCATCAGGTCCCAGATCATCTGCTTACTGATGAGGAAGCCCCAAATGCTCCAAAGGGGTGCCGGGAGTTGGATCCAGCAGCTACTCCTTTGGAACTACTTCAGGTCATTACAGAAGCCAATGAGGCAGAAACAGTAGATACTACTTTGAAAACGGAGGAAGAAGTGGCACCAATTTCCACAGAAATCAAGGTTGATGACATGGTGGAGAATGCCTTTAAACCCAAGGAGGATGGGACCATAGAAAGTTACGAACAAGCCAATGAAAATTAA
- the LOC8274377 gene encoding uncharacterized protein LOC8274377 isoform X1 — protein MECNKDEAVRAKEIAERKFTDRDFAGAKKFALKAQHLYPELDGLSQMLVTLDVYASAEKRTITGEVDYYCVLGVSPWADDETVKKQYRKLALMLHPDKNKSLGADGAFKLVSEAWSLLSDKAKRLAYNEKLNVIGFHQNISTHTKVPSAPPTANGFHNSSSAVQSDARTQNKNARAGPPPVPSSYKKPDTFWTICNRCKTQYEYLRIYLNHTLLCPNCHEAFYAVEKAPPNVMKPANHSSRQKHHSRHRAAYSSMFNIGRNGGVGQSCGPEGFGVNSSNDSDRQWNHFSRMAGAGDAVHQAHQQVKREHEETEALAEWKTGNSAFGVDQLFKRRRSDEISMNYFGADVGNGRAGLGSASEQRKGYYETERHYGFSGINSKPNSKRELSFIELRNMLMEKARFDIRKKLEEWRLKQMKLEENKKQKSVVRNGANNHKKHDDSAVMEGNKSKKSFPGFSSDNSSKNSRAPMSINVPDPDFHNFDLDRTESSFGDDQVWAAYDENDGMPRYYARIHKVISLKPFKMRISWLNSRSNLEFSSLDWVGSGFPKTCGDFRAGRHEVTGTLNSFSHKVKWIKGNRGVIRILPSKGDVWALYTNWSPDWNQHTPDEVVHQYDMVEVLDDYSEEQGVSVAPLIKVAGFKTVFHRHMDPNKVKKIPKEEMLRFSHQVPDHLLTDEEAPNAPKGCRELDPAATPLELLQVITEANEAETVDTTLKTEEEVAPISTEIKVDDMVENAFKPKEDGTIESYEQANEN, from the coding sequence ATGGAGTGTAATAAAGATGAAGCAGTCAGGGCTAAGGAAATTGCCGAGAGGAAGTTTACGGACAGAGATTTTGCTGGGGCAAAGAAATTTGCTTTGAAGGCCCAACACTTGTATCCTGAGCTTGATGGTCTATCTCAAATGTTGGTGACGTTGGATGTGTATGCCTCTGCAGAGAAAAGAACAATTACGGGTGAAGTTGATTATTATTGTGTGCTTGGTGTAAGCCCCTGGGCTGATGATGAGACAGTCAAGAAACAATACCGGAAGCTAGCCCTTATGCTTCATCCTGACAAAAACAAATCATTGGGTGCAGATGGTGCTTTTAAGCTGGTGTCAGAGGCATGGAGTTTATTATCTGACAAGGCTAAGAGACTGGCATACAATGAGAAATTGAATGTGATAGGATTTCATCAGAATATTTCAACCCACACTAAGGTTCCCTCAGCACCACCTACTGCTAATGGCTTTCATAATAGTAGCAGTGCTGTACAATCAGATGCAAGGACTCAGAACAAGAATGCTCGGGCAGGGCCACCACCAGTTCCATCTTCTTATAAAAAACCTGATACCTTCTGGACTATCTGCAACAGATGTAAGACACAGTATGAATACCTGAGGATTTATCTAAATCACACCCTCCTATGCCCAAACTGTCACGAGGCTTTTTATGCTGTGGAGAAGGCCCCTCCAAATGTGATGAAGCCAGCCAATCATTCTTCTCGCCAGAAACATCACTCAAGACATCGTGCTGCCTATAGTAGCATGTTTAACATTGGAAGAAATGGTGGAGTTGGTCAAAGTTGTGGACCCGAGGGGTTTGGAGTGAATTCATCCAATGATTCAGACCGACAATGGAATCATTTTTCTCGAATGGCTGGTGCTGGGGACGCGGTTCATCAGGCTCATCAACAAGTGAAGAGAGAGCATGAGGAAACCGAGGCATTGGCTGAGTGGAAGACTGGTAACTCAGCATTTGGAGTTGACCAACTCTTTAAAAGGAGAAGATCTGACGAAATTTCCATGAATTATTTTGGAGCTGATGTAGGGAATGGAAGGGCAGGGTTGGGGAGTGCATCTGAACAAAGAAAGGGCTATTATGAGACAGAAAGACACTATGGTTTTTCTGGTATTAATAGTAAGCCCAATAGCAAGAGAGAGTTGTCATTTATTGAGCTTCGGAATATGTTGATGGAGAAGGCACGATTTGATATTCGTAAAAAGCTTGAAGAATGGAGATTAAAGCAAATGAAActggaagaaaataaaaaacaaaaaagcgTTGTGAGGAATGGTGCTAATAACCATAAGAAGCATGACGATTCTGCTGTTATGGAAGGAAACAAAAGCAAGAAATCTTTCCCAGGTTTTTCGTCTGataattcaagtaaaaatTCCCGTGCACCAATGTCTATTAATGTTCCAGATCCTGATTTTCACAATTTTGATTTGGACCGAACAGAAAGTTCTTTTGGAGATGACCAAGTTTGGGCTGCCTATGATGAAAATGATGGGATGCCACGTTACTATGCTCGAATTCATAAGGTGATATCCTTGAAACCATTCAAGATGAGGATCAGTTGGCTCAACTCCAGAAGCAACCTTGAATTCAGCTCTCTAGATTGGGTAGGTTCTGGTTTCCCTAAGACTTGTGGGGATTTCAGGGCTGGCAGACATGAAGTCACTGGGacattaaattctttttcccACAAGGTTAAATGGATAAAAGGCAATCGTGGGGTCATCCGCATACTTCCTAGTAAGGGAGATGTTTGGGCTCTTTACACAAACTGGTCTCCAGACTGGAATCAGCATACTCCGGATGAAGTTGTACACCAATATGACATGGTGGAAGTGCTTGATGACTATAGTGAAGAACAAGGTGTTTCTGTTGCTCCTCTTATTAAGGTTGCTGGATTCAAGACAGTTTTCCATCGGCATATGGACCCTAATAAAGTCAAGAAGATTCCAAAAGAAGAGATGCTTCGCTTCTCTCATCAGGTCCCAGATCATCTGCTTACTGATGAGGAAGCCCCAAATGCTCCAAAGGGGTGCCGGGAGTTGGATCCAGCAGCTACTCCTTTGGAACTACTTCAGGTCATTACAGAAGCCAATGAGGCAGAAACAGTAGATACTACTTTGAAAACGGAGGAAGAAGTGGCACCAATTTCCACAGAAATCAAGGTTGATGACATGGTGGAGAATGCCTTTAAACCCAAGGAGGATGGGACCATAGAAAGTTACGAACAAGCCAATGAAAATTAA
- the LOC8274376 gene encoding uncharacterized protein LOC8274376 isoform X2, whose product MKDSSNSAEIKFSTQASHESPIDQQNERSEVLGSSNNSRKITREDIEVVQNLIERCLQLYMNRSEVVNILLNQARIEPGFTTLVWQKLEEENADFFKAYYARLMLKKQITVFNQLLEHQYYLMKSSAPPRVPLAPVQNGIQHMSVNNVPMGYSMLHQPPMPSMGLPQIDVVNGIPASGLLHPMQMNYGKETVINRGSAELVSAVPAIKSEVTLSPASATANGQYPFTSTEISDLGMNALALDSVYTSQVRSPEALPVGPNCGTYSSKESLQPLCHIPWNFSFSDLAADFITAEVDRAQLGNYAGSDILLDSPEQNDIVEEFFVDAVPAPNARTEEKS is encoded by the exons atgaaG GACTCATCGAATTCGgcagaaataaaattttcaacgCAAGCATCACACGAATCACCGATTGACCAACAAAATGAACGGTCTGAGGTTCTTGGTTCAAGCAACAATAGTAGGAAAATTACTCGGGAAGATATTGAAGTT GTCCAAAACCTGATTGAAAGGTGTCTTCAACTGTATATGAATAGAAGTGAGGTGGTAAATATTCTTTTGAATCAAGCTAGAATTGAGCCTGGTTTTACAACCCTAG TGTGGCAGAAATTGGAAGAAGAAAATGCAGACTTTTTTAAGGCCTACTATGCGAGGCTAATGTTGAAGAAACAAATTACTGTGTTTAATCAATTACTCGAGCATCAGTACTATCTCATGAAGTCTTCTGCACCTCCAAGGGTTCCATTAGCTCCAGTTCAGAATGGGATTCAGCACATGTCAG TCAACAATGTGCCTATGGGATACTCCATGCTGCATCAGCCTCCTATGCCATCAATGGGTCTTCCCCAGATTGATGTGGTAAATGGAATCCCTGCATCAGGTCTTCTTCATCCAATGCAAATGAACTATGGGAAAGA GACCGTGATAAATAGAGGCTCAGCTGAACTAGTTTCTGCTGTCCCTGCTATCAAGTCAGAGGTGACTTTAAGTCCTGCATCAGCTACAGCCAATGGTCAATATCCTTTCACCTCAACAGAAATATCAGATTTGGGAATGAATGCATTAGCGCTCGACTCTGTGTATACATCACAAGTACGAAGTCCAGAGGCACTGCCAGTTGGGCCCAATTGTGGGACTTATAGTTCTAAGGAGTCTCTTCAACCACTTTGTCATATTCCATGGAATTTTAGCTTCTCAGATCTAGCGGCAGACTTTATAACTGCGGAAG TGGATCGTGCGCAGCTGGGAAATTATGCAGGATCTGATATATTACTTGATTCTCCAGAGCAAAACGACATCG TTGAGGAGTTCTTTGTTGATGCTGTTCCTGCCCCCAATGCTCGAACAgaagaaaaatcttaa
- the LOC8274376 gene encoding uncharacterized protein LOC8274376 isoform X1: protein MKVLQDSSNSAEIKFSTQASHESPIDQQNERSEVLGSSNNSRKITREDIEVVQNLIERCLQLYMNRSEVVNILLNQARIEPGFTTLVWQKLEEENADFFKAYYARLMLKKQITVFNQLLEHQYYLMKSSAPPRVPLAPVQNGIQHMSVNNVPMGYSMLHQPPMPSMGLPQIDVVNGIPASGLLHPMQMNYGKETVINRGSAELVSAVPAIKSEVTLSPASATANGQYPFTSTEISDLGMNALALDSVYTSQVRSPEALPVGPNCGTYSSKESLQPLCHIPWNFSFSDLAADFITAEVDRAQLGNYAGSDILLDSPEQNDIVEEFFVDAVPAPNARTEEKS from the exons atgaaGGTGTTACAG GACTCATCGAATTCGgcagaaataaaattttcaacgCAAGCATCACACGAATCACCGATTGACCAACAAAATGAACGGTCTGAGGTTCTTGGTTCAAGCAACAATAGTAGGAAAATTACTCGGGAAGATATTGAAGTT GTCCAAAACCTGATTGAAAGGTGTCTTCAACTGTATATGAATAGAAGTGAGGTGGTAAATATTCTTTTGAATCAAGCTAGAATTGAGCCTGGTTTTACAACCCTAG TGTGGCAGAAATTGGAAGAAGAAAATGCAGACTTTTTTAAGGCCTACTATGCGAGGCTAATGTTGAAGAAACAAATTACTGTGTTTAATCAATTACTCGAGCATCAGTACTATCTCATGAAGTCTTCTGCACCTCCAAGGGTTCCATTAGCTCCAGTTCAGAATGGGATTCAGCACATGTCAG TCAACAATGTGCCTATGGGATACTCCATGCTGCATCAGCCTCCTATGCCATCAATGGGTCTTCCCCAGATTGATGTGGTAAATGGAATCCCTGCATCAGGTCTTCTTCATCCAATGCAAATGAACTATGGGAAAGA GACCGTGATAAATAGAGGCTCAGCTGAACTAGTTTCTGCTGTCCCTGCTATCAAGTCAGAGGTGACTTTAAGTCCTGCATCAGCTACAGCCAATGGTCAATATCCTTTCACCTCAACAGAAATATCAGATTTGGGAATGAATGCATTAGCGCTCGACTCTGTGTATACATCACAAGTACGAAGTCCAGAGGCACTGCCAGTTGGGCCCAATTGTGGGACTTATAGTTCTAAGGAGTCTCTTCAACCACTTTGTCATATTCCATGGAATTTTAGCTTCTCAGATCTAGCGGCAGACTTTATAACTGCGGAAG TGGATCGTGCGCAGCTGGGAAATTATGCAGGATCTGATATATTACTTGATTCTCCAGAGCAAAACGACATCG TTGAGGAGTTCTTTGTTGATGCTGTTCCTGCCCCCAATGCTCGAACAgaagaaaaatcttaa
- the LOC8274376 gene encoding uncharacterized protein LOC8274376 isoform X3, producing MNRSEVVNILLNQARIEPGFTTLVWQKLEEENADFFKAYYARLMLKKQITVFNQLLEHQYYLMKSSAPPRVPLAPVQNGIQHMSVNNVPMGYSMLHQPPMPSMGLPQIDVVNGIPASGLLHPMQMNYGKETVINRGSAELVSAVPAIKSEVTLSPASATANGQYPFTSTEISDLGMNALALDSVYTSQVRSPEALPVGPNCGTYSSKESLQPLCHIPWNFSFSDLAADFITAEVDRAQLGNYAGSDILLDSPEQNDIVEEFFVDAVPAPNARTEEKS from the exons ATGAATAGAAGTGAGGTGGTAAATATTCTTTTGAATCAAGCTAGAATTGAGCCTGGTTTTACAACCCTAG TGTGGCAGAAATTGGAAGAAGAAAATGCAGACTTTTTTAAGGCCTACTATGCGAGGCTAATGTTGAAGAAACAAATTACTGTGTTTAATCAATTACTCGAGCATCAGTACTATCTCATGAAGTCTTCTGCACCTCCAAGGGTTCCATTAGCTCCAGTTCAGAATGGGATTCAGCACATGTCAG TCAACAATGTGCCTATGGGATACTCCATGCTGCATCAGCCTCCTATGCCATCAATGGGTCTTCCCCAGATTGATGTGGTAAATGGAATCCCTGCATCAGGTCTTCTTCATCCAATGCAAATGAACTATGGGAAAGA GACCGTGATAAATAGAGGCTCAGCTGAACTAGTTTCTGCTGTCCCTGCTATCAAGTCAGAGGTGACTTTAAGTCCTGCATCAGCTACAGCCAATGGTCAATATCCTTTCACCTCAACAGAAATATCAGATTTGGGAATGAATGCATTAGCGCTCGACTCTGTGTATACATCACAAGTACGAAGTCCAGAGGCACTGCCAGTTGGGCCCAATTGTGGGACTTATAGTTCTAAGGAGTCTCTTCAACCACTTTGTCATATTCCATGGAATTTTAGCTTCTCAGATCTAGCGGCAGACTTTATAACTGCGGAAG TGGATCGTGCGCAGCTGGGAAATTATGCAGGATCTGATATATTACTTGATTCTCCAGAGCAAAACGACATCG TTGAGGAGTTCTTTGTTGATGCTGTTCCTGCCCCCAATGCTCGAACAgaagaaaaatcttaa
- the LOC8274374 gene encoding probable protein phosphatase 2C 76 isoform X1, with protein sequence MICNTCIRSVIAQGAIFSGTRSRFGNIRRRLHAGLHLNYSFNHKSLMNISMMIDSSSTAKRGLIVDVLQEKDDDGGYVSGGWKSEDGKLSCGYSSFRGKRATMEDFYDIKNTKIDGQTVCMFGIFDGHGGSRAAEYLKQHLFDNLMKHPQFLENTKLAISETYQQTDVDFLDSEKDSYRDDGSTASTAVLVGSHLYVANVGDSRTVISKAGNAIPLSEDHKPNRSDERKRIENAGGVVMWAGTWRVGGVLAMSRAFGNRMLKQFVVAEPEIQDQKIDEEFELLVLASDGLWDVVPNEDAVSLARTEEEPEAAARKLTEAAFTRGSADNITCIVVRFQHDKADPANPQHN encoded by the exons ATGATATGCAATACTTGCATAAGGAGTGTGATTGCTCAAGGTGCAATATTCTCTGGAACAAGGTCTCGATTCGGCAATATCAGGAGGAGATTACATGCGGGTCTCCACCTAAATTATTCGTTCAATCATAAATCATTGATGAATATAAGTATGATGATCGATTCGAGCTCAACTGCTAAACGGGGACTCATTGTCGACGTCCTCCAGGAGAAAGATGATGATGGTGGATATGTCAGTGGAGGTTGGAAAAG TGAAGACGGGAAACTAAGTTGCGGGTATTCAAGTTTCAGGGGAAAGAGAGCAACTATGGAGGATTTCTATGATATTAAAAACACCAAGATTGATGGGCAGACAGTCTGCATGTTTGGAATCTTTGATG GTCATGGTGGTTCCCGTGCCGCTGAGTATTTGAAGCAGCACCTATTTGATAACTTAATGAAGCATCCACAGTTCCTGGAAAACACTAAATTGGCTATAA GTGAAACATATCAACAGACTGATGTGGACTTCTTGGACTCTGAAAAGGACTCCTACAGAGATGATGGTTCCACTGCTTCAACAGCAGTTTTAGTTGGTAGCCATCTATATGTTGCCAATGTTGGAGATTCCAGGACTGTGATATCAAAGGCTGGAAATG CAATACCCCTTTCTGAGGATCATAAACCAAATAGAAGTGATGAACGGAAGAGAATTGAAAATGCTGGTGGTGTAGTAATGTGGGCAG GCACCTGGAGGGTAGGAGGCGTATTGGCTATGTCACGGGCTTTTGGTAACCGCATGCTGAAGCAATTTGTCGTTGCAGAACCTGAGATCCAG GATCAGAAAATAGATGAAGAGTTTGAGTTGCTTGTGCTTGCAAGTGATGGACTTTGGGACGTTGTACCAAATGAG GATGCTGTTTCGCTTGCTCGAACAGAAGAAGAACCTGAGGCAGCAGCCAGAAAGTTAACAGAGGCTGCTTTTACTCGAGGAAGCGCTGACAATATAACATGCATCGTAGTGAGATTCCAGCATGATAAGGCAGATCCAGCCAATCCCCAACATAATTAG
- the LOC8274374 gene encoding probable protein phosphatase 2C 76 isoform X2, producing MMMVDMSVEVGKDGKLSCGYSSFRGKRATMEDFYDIKNTKIDGQTVCMFGIFDGHGGSRAAEYLKQHLFDNLMKHPQFLENTKLAISETYQQTDVDFLDSEKDSYRDDGSTASTAVLVGSHLYVANVGDSRTVISKAGNAIPLSEDHKPNRSDERKRIENAGGVVMWAGTWRVGGVLAMSRAFGNRMLKQFVVAEPEIQDQKIDEEFELLVLASDGLWDVVPNEDAVSLARTEEEPEAAARKLTEAAFTRGSADNITCIVVRFQHDKADPANPQHN from the exons ATGATGATGGTGGATATGTCAGTGGAGGTTGGAAAAG ACGGGAAACTAAGTTGCGGGTATTCAAGTTTCAGGGGAAAGAGAGCAACTATGGAGGATTTCTATGATATTAAAAACACCAAGATTGATGGGCAGACAGTCTGCATGTTTGGAATCTTTGATG GTCATGGTGGTTCCCGTGCCGCTGAGTATTTGAAGCAGCACCTATTTGATAACTTAATGAAGCATCCACAGTTCCTGGAAAACACTAAATTGGCTATAA GTGAAACATATCAACAGACTGATGTGGACTTCTTGGACTCTGAAAAGGACTCCTACAGAGATGATGGTTCCACTGCTTCAACAGCAGTTTTAGTTGGTAGCCATCTATATGTTGCCAATGTTGGAGATTCCAGGACTGTGATATCAAAGGCTGGAAATG CAATACCCCTTTCTGAGGATCATAAACCAAATAGAAGTGATGAACGGAAGAGAATTGAAAATGCTGGTGGTGTAGTAATGTGGGCAG GCACCTGGAGGGTAGGAGGCGTATTGGCTATGTCACGGGCTTTTGGTAACCGCATGCTGAAGCAATTTGTCGTTGCAGAACCTGAGATCCAG GATCAGAAAATAGATGAAGAGTTTGAGTTGCTTGTGCTTGCAAGTGATGGACTTTGGGACGTTGTACCAAATGAG GATGCTGTTTCGCTTGCTCGAACAGAAGAAGAACCTGAGGCAGCAGCCAGAAAGTTAACAGAGGCTGCTTTTACTCGAGGAAGCGCTGACAATATAACATGCATCGTAGTGAGATTCCAGCATGATAAGGCAGATCCAGCCAATCCCCAACATAATTAG